The proteins below are encoded in one region of Oncorhynchus masou masou isolate Uvic2021 chromosome 15, UVic_Omas_1.1, whole genome shotgun sequence:
- the LOC135556630 gene encoding GRAM domain-containing protein 4-like isoform X5 has product MAAAIQDYQRTETDGLNEVKGHLEIALLEKHFLQEELRKLREETNIETLKHELEKERSKRLDLEQKLNLEVLKTRSEDSAPQPPRATPAAPTANSTGQPETDKQKETMYSRLQTWLYDRFGAYIEDFRFQPEVNMVEPEEPLSAKRLTENMRRLKRGAKPVTNFKRNLFALSSWHSVYTSTFAFIIYVNAAWHGWAIPLFLFLAILRLSLNYLISRGWRIQWSIVPEISEPADPPKEDLTVSEKFQLVLDVAQKAQNLFGKMADVLEKIKNLFMWVHPEITQKLYIGLWVAFICSCLLPYKLMGFMMGLYAGIKFFIIDFLFRSCPKLRDKYDTPHIIWTSLPTDPQLKERGGATLSRRIQPAGARGSLGTGLACGISLEEQTGRVYNTKKGSFHEVFNLSEDERPLAVCENGWRCCLINRDRKSPTDYIRNGVLFVTENYLCFESSSSRSNSSKKNKVIKLIDITDIQKYKVLSVLPGSGMGISIATPSTQKPLVFGAMIHRDEAFDAIFTQYMKTATMTTAINPET; this is encoded by the exons ATGGCCGCAGCCATCCAGGACTATCAGAGGACTGAGACAGATGGACTAAATGAGGTGAAAGGCCACCTGGAAATTGCCTTACTGGAAAAGCACTTCCTAC AGGAGGAATTGAGGAAACTTCGAGAAGAAACCAATATAGAGACACTGAAacatgaactggagaaagagagatcgaAAAGGCTGGACTTGGAACAGAAACTGAACTTAGAAGTTCTCAAAACGAG ATCAGAAGATTCCGCACCACAGCCACCCAGAGCAACACCTGCAGCTCCCACCGCCAACAGTACAGGTCAGCCAGAAACgg ACAAGCAGAAGGAGACCATGTACTCGCGGCTGCAGACGTGGCTGTACGACCGGTTTGGAGCGTACATCGAAGACTTCCGCTTCCAGCCGGAGGTGAACATGGTGGAGCCAGAGGAGCCGCTAAGCGCTAAGAG ATTGACTGAAAACATGAGACGACTCA AGCGAGGTGCCAAACCTGTCACTAACTTCAAGAGGAACCTTTTTGCCTTATCCAGCTGGCACTCCGTGTATACGTCAACCTTTGCCTTCATT ATCTATGTGAATGCAGCGTGGCACGGTTGGGCCATCCCCTTGTTTCTCTTCCTAGCCATTCTCAGGCTGTCCTTGAATTACCTCATTTCCAG AGGTTGGAGGATCCAGTGGAGTATTGTGCCGGAGATCTCTGAACCTGCG GATCCACCAAAGGAGGATCTGACTGTTTCAGAGAAGTTCCAGTTAGTTCTTGATGTCGCTCAAAAAGCACAG AATCTATTTGGAAAGATGGCAGATGTCCTGGAGAAAATAAAGAa CCTGTTCATGTGGGTGCATCCTGAGATCACTCAGAAGCTCTACATCGGTCTGTGGGTGGCCTTCATCTGCTCCTGTCTCCTACCCTACAAACTCATGGGCTTCATGATGG GGCTGTATGCAGGGATCAAGTTCTTCATCATCGACTTCCTGTTTAGGAGCTGTCCCAAGCTAAGGGACAAGTATGACACGCCCCACATCATCTGGACCAGCCTGCCCACAGACCCCCAGCTGAAGGAGCGTGGGGGAGCCACACTGTCCAGACGG ATTCAGCCGGCGGGAGCTCGTGGGAGTCTAGGGACAGGCCTAGCATGCGGTATCAGTCTAGAGGAACAGACTGGCAGGGTCTACAATACTAAGAAGGGTTCTTTCCATGAGGTCTTCAATCTATCCGAGGATGAGCGCCCTCTAGCAG TGTGTGAGAATGGCTGGCGATGCTGCTTGATCAACAGGGACAGGAAGAGTCCCACTGACTACATCCGTAATGGGGTGCTCTTTGTCACTGAAAA TTACCTTTGCTTTGAAAGCTCAAGCTCCAGGTCAAACTCCTCTAAAAAGAATAAAGTCATCAAACTGATTGACATCACTGATATTCAGAAG TACAAAGTCTTGTCTGTACTGCCTGGGTCTGGAATGGGAATCTCCATAGCAACACCGTCCACCCAGAAG ccgtTGGTGTTTGGTGCCATGATCCACAGGGACGAGGCCTTTGATGCCATCTTCACACAGTACATGAAGACGGCGACCATGACTACAGCCA
- the LOC135556630 gene encoding GRAM domain-containing protein 4-like isoform X4 gives MKLCYRFRYGDAICHGKIKTKTTVLNMLKRLDKIRFRGQRPDVFLDLGESPNTSDTECSEEILMKPKPLLKIKDTEELQDPAGPGTLAMAAAIQDYQRTETDGLNEVKGHLEIALLEKHFLQEELRKLREETNIETLKHELEKERSKRLDLEQKLNLEVLKTRSEDSAPQPPRATPAAPTANSTDKQKETMYSRLQTWLYDRFGAYIEDFRFQPEVNMVEPEEPLSAKRLTENMRRLKRGAKPVTNFKRNLFALSSWHSVYTSTFAFIIYVNAAWHGWAIPLFLFLAILRLSLNYLISRGWRIQWSIVPEISEPADPPKEDLTVSEKFQLVLDVAQKAQNLFGKMADVLEKIKNLFMWVHPEITQKLYIGLWVAFICSCLLPYKLMGFMMGLYAGIKFFIIDFLFRSCPKLRDKYDTPHIIWTSLPTDPQLKERGGATLSRRIQPAGARGSLGTGLACGISLEEQTGRVYNTKKGSFHEVFNLSEDERPLAVCENGWRCCLINRDRKSPTDYIRNGVLFVTENYLCFESSSSRSNSSKKNKVIKLIDITDIQKYKVLSVLPGSGMGISIATPSTQKPLVFGAMIHRDEAFDAIFTQYMKTATMTTAINPET, from the exons ATGAAACTTTGTTACCGATTTCGTTATGG GGATGCCATATGCCACGGTAAGATAAAGACCAAGACgactgtgttgaacatgctaaaGCGATTGGACAAAATCCGGTTTCGGGGCCAACGGCCAGATGTGTTCCTGGATCTGGGTGAATCGCCCAACACATCTGACACTGAATGTAGCGAAGAGATCCTGATGAAGCCTAAGCCCTTGCTTAAAATTAAAGACACTGAAGAACTGCAAGACCCT GCTGGTCCGGGGACACTTGCTATGGCCGCAGCCATCCAGGACTATCAGAGGACTGAGACAGATGGACTAAATGAGGTGAAAGGCCACCTGGAAATTGCCTTACTGGAAAAGCACTTCCTAC AGGAGGAATTGAGGAAACTTCGAGAAGAAACCAATATAGAGACACTGAAacatgaactggagaaagagagatcgaAAAGGCTGGACTTGGAACAGAAACTGAACTTAGAAGTTCTCAAAACGAG ATCAGAAGATTCCGCACCACAGCCACCCAGAGCAACACCTGCAGCTCCCACCGCCAACAGTACAG ACAAGCAGAAGGAGACCATGTACTCGCGGCTGCAGACGTGGCTGTACGACCGGTTTGGAGCGTACATCGAAGACTTCCGCTTCCAGCCGGAGGTGAACATGGTGGAGCCAGAGGAGCCGCTAAGCGCTAAGAG ATTGACTGAAAACATGAGACGACTCA AGCGAGGTGCCAAACCTGTCACTAACTTCAAGAGGAACCTTTTTGCCTTATCCAGCTGGCACTCCGTGTATACGTCAACCTTTGCCTTCATT ATCTATGTGAATGCAGCGTGGCACGGTTGGGCCATCCCCTTGTTTCTCTTCCTAGCCATTCTCAGGCTGTCCTTGAATTACCTCATTTCCAG AGGTTGGAGGATCCAGTGGAGTATTGTGCCGGAGATCTCTGAACCTGCG GATCCACCAAAGGAGGATCTGACTGTTTCAGAGAAGTTCCAGTTAGTTCTTGATGTCGCTCAAAAAGCACAG AATCTATTTGGAAAGATGGCAGATGTCCTGGAGAAAATAAAGAa CCTGTTCATGTGGGTGCATCCTGAGATCACTCAGAAGCTCTACATCGGTCTGTGGGTGGCCTTCATCTGCTCCTGTCTCCTACCCTACAAACTCATGGGCTTCATGATGG GGCTGTATGCAGGGATCAAGTTCTTCATCATCGACTTCCTGTTTAGGAGCTGTCCCAAGCTAAGGGACAAGTATGACACGCCCCACATCATCTGGACCAGCCTGCCCACAGACCCCCAGCTGAAGGAGCGTGGGGGAGCCACACTGTCCAGACGG ATTCAGCCGGCGGGAGCTCGTGGGAGTCTAGGGACAGGCCTAGCATGCGGTATCAGTCTAGAGGAACAGACTGGCAGGGTCTACAATACTAAGAAGGGTTCTTTCCATGAGGTCTTCAATCTATCCGAGGATGAGCGCCCTCTAGCAG TGTGTGAGAATGGCTGGCGATGCTGCTTGATCAACAGGGACAGGAAGAGTCCCACTGACTACATCCGTAATGGGGTGCTCTTTGTCACTGAAAA TTACCTTTGCTTTGAAAGCTCAAGCTCCAGGTCAAACTCCTCTAAAAAGAATAAAGTCATCAAACTGATTGACATCACTGATATTCAGAAG TACAAAGTCTTGTCTGTACTGCCTGGGTCTGGAATGGGAATCTCCATAGCAACACCGTCCACCCAGAAG ccgtTGGTGTTTGGTGCCATGATCCACAGGGACGAGGCCTTTGATGCCATCTTCACACAGTACATGAAGACGGCGACCATGACTACAGCCA
- the LOC135556630 gene encoding GRAM domain-containing protein 4-like isoform X3, giving the protein MKLCYRFRYGDAICHGKIKTKTTVLNMLKRLDKIRFRGQRPDVFLDLGESPNTSDTECSEEILMKPKPLLKIKDTEELQDPVSAPAGPGTLAMAAAIQDYQRTETDGLNEVKGHLEIALLEKHFLQEELRKLREETNIETLKHELEKERSKRLDLEQKLNLEVLKTRSEDSAPQPPRATPAAPTANSTDKQKETMYSRLQTWLYDRFGAYIEDFRFQPEVNMVEPEEPLSAKRLTENMRRLKRGAKPVTNFKRNLFALSSWHSVYTSTFAFIIYVNAAWHGWAIPLFLFLAILRLSLNYLISRGWRIQWSIVPEISEPADPPKEDLTVSEKFQLVLDVAQKAQNLFGKMADVLEKIKNLFMWVHPEITQKLYIGLWVAFICSCLLPYKLMGFMMGLYAGIKFFIIDFLFRSCPKLRDKYDTPHIIWTSLPTDPQLKERGGATLSRRIQPAGARGSLGTGLACGISLEEQTGRVYNTKKGSFHEVFNLSEDERPLAVCENGWRCCLINRDRKSPTDYIRNGVLFVTENYLCFESSSSRSNSSKKNKVIKLIDITDIQKYKVLSVLPGSGMGISIATPSTQKPLVFGAMIHRDEAFDAIFTQYMKTATMTTAINPET; this is encoded by the exons ATGAAACTTTGTTACCGATTTCGTTATGG GGATGCCATATGCCACGGTAAGATAAAGACCAAGACgactgtgttgaacatgctaaaGCGATTGGACAAAATCCGGTTTCGGGGCCAACGGCCAGATGTGTTCCTGGATCTGGGTGAATCGCCCAACACATCTGACACTGAATGTAGCGAAGAGATCCTGATGAAGCCTAAGCCCTTGCTTAAAATTAAAGACACTGAAGAACTGCAAGACCCTGTGAGTGCTCCT GCTGGTCCGGGGACACTTGCTATGGCCGCAGCCATCCAGGACTATCAGAGGACTGAGACAGATGGACTAAATGAGGTGAAAGGCCACCTGGAAATTGCCTTACTGGAAAAGCACTTCCTAC AGGAGGAATTGAGGAAACTTCGAGAAGAAACCAATATAGAGACACTGAAacatgaactggagaaagagagatcgaAAAGGCTGGACTTGGAACAGAAACTGAACTTAGAAGTTCTCAAAACGAG ATCAGAAGATTCCGCACCACAGCCACCCAGAGCAACACCTGCAGCTCCCACCGCCAACAGTACAG ACAAGCAGAAGGAGACCATGTACTCGCGGCTGCAGACGTGGCTGTACGACCGGTTTGGAGCGTACATCGAAGACTTCCGCTTCCAGCCGGAGGTGAACATGGTGGAGCCAGAGGAGCCGCTAAGCGCTAAGAG ATTGACTGAAAACATGAGACGACTCA AGCGAGGTGCCAAACCTGTCACTAACTTCAAGAGGAACCTTTTTGCCTTATCCAGCTGGCACTCCGTGTATACGTCAACCTTTGCCTTCATT ATCTATGTGAATGCAGCGTGGCACGGTTGGGCCATCCCCTTGTTTCTCTTCCTAGCCATTCTCAGGCTGTCCTTGAATTACCTCATTTCCAG AGGTTGGAGGATCCAGTGGAGTATTGTGCCGGAGATCTCTGAACCTGCG GATCCACCAAAGGAGGATCTGACTGTTTCAGAGAAGTTCCAGTTAGTTCTTGATGTCGCTCAAAAAGCACAG AATCTATTTGGAAAGATGGCAGATGTCCTGGAGAAAATAAAGAa CCTGTTCATGTGGGTGCATCCTGAGATCACTCAGAAGCTCTACATCGGTCTGTGGGTGGCCTTCATCTGCTCCTGTCTCCTACCCTACAAACTCATGGGCTTCATGATGG GGCTGTATGCAGGGATCAAGTTCTTCATCATCGACTTCCTGTTTAGGAGCTGTCCCAAGCTAAGGGACAAGTATGACACGCCCCACATCATCTGGACCAGCCTGCCCACAGACCCCCAGCTGAAGGAGCGTGGGGGAGCCACACTGTCCAGACGG ATTCAGCCGGCGGGAGCTCGTGGGAGTCTAGGGACAGGCCTAGCATGCGGTATCAGTCTAGAGGAACAGACTGGCAGGGTCTACAATACTAAGAAGGGTTCTTTCCATGAGGTCTTCAATCTATCCGAGGATGAGCGCCCTCTAGCAG TGTGTGAGAATGGCTGGCGATGCTGCTTGATCAACAGGGACAGGAAGAGTCCCACTGACTACATCCGTAATGGGGTGCTCTTTGTCACTGAAAA TTACCTTTGCTTTGAAAGCTCAAGCTCCAGGTCAAACTCCTCTAAAAAGAATAAAGTCATCAAACTGATTGACATCACTGATATTCAGAAG TACAAAGTCTTGTCTGTACTGCCTGGGTCTGGAATGGGAATCTCCATAGCAACACCGTCCACCCAGAAG ccgtTGGTGTTTGGTGCCATGATCCACAGGGACGAGGCCTTTGATGCCATCTTCACACAGTACATGAAGACGGCGACCATGACTACAGCCA
- the LOC135556630 gene encoding GRAM domain-containing protein 4-like isoform X2, with the protein MKLCYRFRYGDAICHGKIKTKTTVLNMLKRLDKIRFRGQRPDVFLDLGESPNTSDTECSEEILMKPKPLLKIKDTEELQDPAGPGTLAMAAAIQDYQRTETDGLNEVKGHLEIALLEKHFLQEELRKLREETNIETLKHELEKERSKRLDLEQKLNLEVLKTRSEDSAPQPPRATPAAPTANSTGQPETDKQKETMYSRLQTWLYDRFGAYIEDFRFQPEVNMVEPEEPLSAKRLTENMRRLKRGAKPVTNFKRNLFALSSWHSVYTSTFAFIIYVNAAWHGWAIPLFLFLAILRLSLNYLISRGWRIQWSIVPEISEPADPPKEDLTVSEKFQLVLDVAQKAQNLFGKMADVLEKIKNLFMWVHPEITQKLYIGLWVAFICSCLLPYKLMGFMMGLYAGIKFFIIDFLFRSCPKLRDKYDTPHIIWTSLPTDPQLKERGGATLSRRIQPAGARGSLGTGLACGISLEEQTGRVYNTKKGSFHEVFNLSEDERPLAVCENGWRCCLINRDRKSPTDYIRNGVLFVTENYLCFESSSSRSNSSKKNKVIKLIDITDIQKYKVLSVLPGSGMGISIATPSTQKPLVFGAMIHRDEAFDAIFTQYMKTATMTTAINPET; encoded by the exons ATGAAACTTTGTTACCGATTTCGTTATGG GGATGCCATATGCCACGGTAAGATAAAGACCAAGACgactgtgttgaacatgctaaaGCGATTGGACAAAATCCGGTTTCGGGGCCAACGGCCAGATGTGTTCCTGGATCTGGGTGAATCGCCCAACACATCTGACACTGAATGTAGCGAAGAGATCCTGATGAAGCCTAAGCCCTTGCTTAAAATTAAAGACACTGAAGAACTGCAAGACCCT GCTGGTCCGGGGACACTTGCTATGGCCGCAGCCATCCAGGACTATCAGAGGACTGAGACAGATGGACTAAATGAGGTGAAAGGCCACCTGGAAATTGCCTTACTGGAAAAGCACTTCCTAC AGGAGGAATTGAGGAAACTTCGAGAAGAAACCAATATAGAGACACTGAAacatgaactggagaaagagagatcgaAAAGGCTGGACTTGGAACAGAAACTGAACTTAGAAGTTCTCAAAACGAG ATCAGAAGATTCCGCACCACAGCCACCCAGAGCAACACCTGCAGCTCCCACCGCCAACAGTACAGGTCAGCCAGAAACgg ACAAGCAGAAGGAGACCATGTACTCGCGGCTGCAGACGTGGCTGTACGACCGGTTTGGAGCGTACATCGAAGACTTCCGCTTCCAGCCGGAGGTGAACATGGTGGAGCCAGAGGAGCCGCTAAGCGCTAAGAG ATTGACTGAAAACATGAGACGACTCA AGCGAGGTGCCAAACCTGTCACTAACTTCAAGAGGAACCTTTTTGCCTTATCCAGCTGGCACTCCGTGTATACGTCAACCTTTGCCTTCATT ATCTATGTGAATGCAGCGTGGCACGGTTGGGCCATCCCCTTGTTTCTCTTCCTAGCCATTCTCAGGCTGTCCTTGAATTACCTCATTTCCAG AGGTTGGAGGATCCAGTGGAGTATTGTGCCGGAGATCTCTGAACCTGCG GATCCACCAAAGGAGGATCTGACTGTTTCAGAGAAGTTCCAGTTAGTTCTTGATGTCGCTCAAAAAGCACAG AATCTATTTGGAAAGATGGCAGATGTCCTGGAGAAAATAAAGAa CCTGTTCATGTGGGTGCATCCTGAGATCACTCAGAAGCTCTACATCGGTCTGTGGGTGGCCTTCATCTGCTCCTGTCTCCTACCCTACAAACTCATGGGCTTCATGATGG GGCTGTATGCAGGGATCAAGTTCTTCATCATCGACTTCCTGTTTAGGAGCTGTCCCAAGCTAAGGGACAAGTATGACACGCCCCACATCATCTGGACCAGCCTGCCCACAGACCCCCAGCTGAAGGAGCGTGGGGGAGCCACACTGTCCAGACGG ATTCAGCCGGCGGGAGCTCGTGGGAGTCTAGGGACAGGCCTAGCATGCGGTATCAGTCTAGAGGAACAGACTGGCAGGGTCTACAATACTAAGAAGGGTTCTTTCCATGAGGTCTTCAATCTATCCGAGGATGAGCGCCCTCTAGCAG TGTGTGAGAATGGCTGGCGATGCTGCTTGATCAACAGGGACAGGAAGAGTCCCACTGACTACATCCGTAATGGGGTGCTCTTTGTCACTGAAAA TTACCTTTGCTTTGAAAGCTCAAGCTCCAGGTCAAACTCCTCTAAAAAGAATAAAGTCATCAAACTGATTGACATCACTGATATTCAGAAG TACAAAGTCTTGTCTGTACTGCCTGGGTCTGGAATGGGAATCTCCATAGCAACACCGTCCACCCAGAAG ccgtTGGTGTTTGGTGCCATGATCCACAGGGACGAGGCCTTTGATGCCATCTTCACACAGTACATGAAGACGGCGACCATGACTACAGCCA
- the LOC135556630 gene encoding GRAM domain-containing protein 4-like isoform X1: MKLCYRFRYGDAICHGKIKTKTTVLNMLKRLDKIRFRGQRPDVFLDLGESPNTSDTECSEEILMKPKPLLKIKDTEELQDPVSAPAGPGTLAMAAAIQDYQRTETDGLNEVKGHLEIALLEKHFLQEELRKLREETNIETLKHELEKERSKRLDLEQKLNLEVLKTRSEDSAPQPPRATPAAPTANSTGQPETDKQKETMYSRLQTWLYDRFGAYIEDFRFQPEVNMVEPEEPLSAKRLTENMRRLKRGAKPVTNFKRNLFALSSWHSVYTSTFAFIIYVNAAWHGWAIPLFLFLAILRLSLNYLISRGWRIQWSIVPEISEPADPPKEDLTVSEKFQLVLDVAQKAQNLFGKMADVLEKIKNLFMWVHPEITQKLYIGLWVAFICSCLLPYKLMGFMMGLYAGIKFFIIDFLFRSCPKLRDKYDTPHIIWTSLPTDPQLKERGGATLSRRIQPAGARGSLGTGLACGISLEEQTGRVYNTKKGSFHEVFNLSEDERPLAVCENGWRCCLINRDRKSPTDYIRNGVLFVTENYLCFESSSSRSNSSKKNKVIKLIDITDIQKYKVLSVLPGSGMGISIATPSTQKPLVFGAMIHRDEAFDAIFTQYMKTATMTTAINPET, translated from the exons ATGAAACTTTGTTACCGATTTCGTTATGG GGATGCCATATGCCACGGTAAGATAAAGACCAAGACgactgtgttgaacatgctaaaGCGATTGGACAAAATCCGGTTTCGGGGCCAACGGCCAGATGTGTTCCTGGATCTGGGTGAATCGCCCAACACATCTGACACTGAATGTAGCGAAGAGATCCTGATGAAGCCTAAGCCCTTGCTTAAAATTAAAGACACTGAAGAACTGCAAGACCCTGTGAGTGCTCCT GCTGGTCCGGGGACACTTGCTATGGCCGCAGCCATCCAGGACTATCAGAGGACTGAGACAGATGGACTAAATGAGGTGAAAGGCCACCTGGAAATTGCCTTACTGGAAAAGCACTTCCTAC AGGAGGAATTGAGGAAACTTCGAGAAGAAACCAATATAGAGACACTGAAacatgaactggagaaagagagatcgaAAAGGCTGGACTTGGAACAGAAACTGAACTTAGAAGTTCTCAAAACGAG ATCAGAAGATTCCGCACCACAGCCACCCAGAGCAACACCTGCAGCTCCCACCGCCAACAGTACAGGTCAGCCAGAAACgg ACAAGCAGAAGGAGACCATGTACTCGCGGCTGCAGACGTGGCTGTACGACCGGTTTGGAGCGTACATCGAAGACTTCCGCTTCCAGCCGGAGGTGAACATGGTGGAGCCAGAGGAGCCGCTAAGCGCTAAGAG ATTGACTGAAAACATGAGACGACTCA AGCGAGGTGCCAAACCTGTCACTAACTTCAAGAGGAACCTTTTTGCCTTATCCAGCTGGCACTCCGTGTATACGTCAACCTTTGCCTTCATT ATCTATGTGAATGCAGCGTGGCACGGTTGGGCCATCCCCTTGTTTCTCTTCCTAGCCATTCTCAGGCTGTCCTTGAATTACCTCATTTCCAG AGGTTGGAGGATCCAGTGGAGTATTGTGCCGGAGATCTCTGAACCTGCG GATCCACCAAAGGAGGATCTGACTGTTTCAGAGAAGTTCCAGTTAGTTCTTGATGTCGCTCAAAAAGCACAG AATCTATTTGGAAAGATGGCAGATGTCCTGGAGAAAATAAAGAa CCTGTTCATGTGGGTGCATCCTGAGATCACTCAGAAGCTCTACATCGGTCTGTGGGTGGCCTTCATCTGCTCCTGTCTCCTACCCTACAAACTCATGGGCTTCATGATGG GGCTGTATGCAGGGATCAAGTTCTTCATCATCGACTTCCTGTTTAGGAGCTGTCCCAAGCTAAGGGACAAGTATGACACGCCCCACATCATCTGGACCAGCCTGCCCACAGACCCCCAGCTGAAGGAGCGTGGGGGAGCCACACTGTCCAGACGG ATTCAGCCGGCGGGAGCTCGTGGGAGTCTAGGGACAGGCCTAGCATGCGGTATCAGTCTAGAGGAACAGACTGGCAGGGTCTACAATACTAAGAAGGGTTCTTTCCATGAGGTCTTCAATCTATCCGAGGATGAGCGCCCTCTAGCAG TGTGTGAGAATGGCTGGCGATGCTGCTTGATCAACAGGGACAGGAAGAGTCCCACTGACTACATCCGTAATGGGGTGCTCTTTGTCACTGAAAA TTACCTTTGCTTTGAAAGCTCAAGCTCCAGGTCAAACTCCTCTAAAAAGAATAAAGTCATCAAACTGATTGACATCACTGATATTCAGAAG TACAAAGTCTTGTCTGTACTGCCTGGGTCTGGAATGGGAATCTCCATAGCAACACCGTCCACCCAGAAG ccgtTGGTGTTTGGTGCCATGATCCACAGGGACGAGGCCTTTGATGCCATCTTCACACAGTACATGAAGACGGCGACCATGACTACAGCCA